From Tachypleus tridentatus isolate NWPU-2018 chromosome 8, ASM421037v1, whole genome shotgun sequence, a single genomic window includes:
- the LOC143223851 gene encoding biotin--protein ligase-like, translating into MFVAHSLYDKEGKFINGEGYQNKPPNILVYTGEDGASTCVRFNSVKENLVLCLLPDHYVIYLLKPQELMFSPWQDNTVLLVISSNNVTVEISEALNSFISKGGKILNFCTEHKLSVLDINVGTTSEKLHLSSVNYQGSEVKLMKKPLRLDLSDSSLTNCTSLFQCCGDHRAMIYKLQNPTTKGFMILSQVHLELDALLLSSEEEEFKELKHHDKERLQILKVLLSSYLGLLCGSGPQRTLTPVFLLTTSHEKLQEFLLSIEKFPQGKVPSSGLTLHFVDNLPDYWTPSLSANIIPVSCKINDITDGLSFNLERYRSYLQTKVLGQIIIYFDVVFTTMTLLERFTNINGIVAISKYQTKGRVLRNVGVPSHDYFQTLYCILKDINLRIKWPNDIYYGSNIKIGGVLVNSSLSEGIVSCFIGCGVNIKNSKPTTCVNDIIQFHNQAMGSELEQLTVEEFIAQTLTRLEDFISCFQIHGSSRILPLYYSYWLHSGQEVWLEESQEKAAIQGLDEHGFLRVRTSLGNVSFQPDGNSFDMIRNLIRHKKVT; encoded by the exons ATGTTTGTAGCACACAGTCTTTATGATAAGGAAG GGAAGTTCATTAATGGAGAAGGATATCAGAATAAACCTCCTAACATATTGGTGTATACTGGAGAAGATGGGGCCTCAACATGTGTAAGGTTTAACTCTGTCAAGGAAAATCTAGTTTTGTGTCTTCTTCCAGACCACTATGTGATATACTTGTTAAAACCACAAGAG CTGATGTTCTCACCATGGCAAGACAATACAGTTCTACTTGTGATATCCAGTAACAATGTCACTGTAGAAATTTCTGAAGCCTTGAATAGTTTTATATCAAAAGGTggaaaaattctaaatttttgtaCAGAACATAAGCTCTCCGTACTAGATATAAATGTTGGGACAACTTCTGAAAAACTGCACTTAAGCAGTGTGAACTACCAGGGTTCAGAGGTCAAACTAATGAAGAAGCCACTGAGGCTGGATTTGTCTGATTCTTCGTTAACTAATTGTACATCATTGTTCCAATGTTGTGGTGATCATAGGGCCATGATTTACAAATTACAGAATCCAACAACAAAAGGTTTCATGATTTTAAGTCAG GTGCACCTGGAGCTGGATGCATTGTTATTGTCCTCAGAAGAAGAAGAATTTAAAGAACTGAAACATCATGACAAAGAAAGATTACAAATTCTCAAGGTTCTTCTATCCTCATATTTAGGCCTGTTATGTGGGTCTGGACCTCAGAGAACTCTCACACCTGTTTTTCTGTTAACAACTTCACAT GAAAAGCTTCAAGAATTTCTTCTTTCGATAGAGAAATTTCCTCAAGGAAAGGTTCCATCTAGTGGTCTTACTCTACATTTTGTGGATAACCTACCTGATTACTGGACTCCTTCATTGTCGGCCAATATAATTCCTGTTTCTTGTAAAATTAATGACATCACAGATGGACTGAGCTTTAACCTTGAAAGATACCGATCATATCTACAAACTAAGGTTTTAggacaaattattatatattttgatgttgtCTTTACAACAATGACTTTGTTAGAAAG GTTCACAAATATTAATGGGATAGTGGCTAtatcaaaatatcaaacaaaaggaAGGG TTTTAAGAAATGTTGGTGTACCTTCACATGATTATTTCCAAACATTGTACTGTATTCTCAAG GACATAAATCTTAGAATTAAATGGCCCAATGATATCTACTATGGTAGCAATATCAAAATAGGTGGAGTTCTTGTTAACTCTTCATTGAGTGAAGGAATAGTCAGCTGTTTTATTG GTTGTGGAGTCaatattaaaaacagcaaaccaaCAACATGTGTCAATGATATAATTCAGTTTCATAATCAAGCCATGGGTTCAGAATTAGAACAACTGACAGTTGAAGAGTTTATAGCCCAAACTCTGACACGGCTTGAAGATTTTATCTCTTGTTTTCAAATTCATGGCTCATCTCGGATCTTGCCTCTTTATTACTCGTACTGGCTACATag TGGTCAGGAAGTCTGGCTGGAAGAGTCACAGGAGAAAGCAGCTATCCAAGGATTGGATGAACATGGATTTCTCAGAGTGAGAACTTCATTGGGAAATGTTTCTTTTCAACCAGATGGAAACAGTTTTGACATGATTCGAAACTTGATCAGACATAAGAAGGTGACTTAA
- the LOC143223574 gene encoding uncharacterized protein LOC143223574: MAFILLDYLFDREMQACSNISGTGKHRKRQLDPLMVYGIRCHLIYKFGISPVDWMRIKQNLDSKCRTAFRRKQKGLHLTRKGCPLDMTEVEDNSTHLVTYPLSGGVVKEVMPSDGEISKSSGFELICYQTDLDTTNFNLQTNEGTGVEDSQAAGTHSSLKPQIRQM; the protein is encoded by the exons ATGGCTTTCATACTTCTGGATTATCTTTTTGATCGGGAGATGCAAGCTTGCTCCAATATATCTGGTACAGGAAAACACAGAAAGAGACAACTGGATCCTCTCATGGTGTATGGAATTCGAT GTCACCTTATTTACAAGTTCGGAATCTCACCAGTAGACTGGATGCGAATCAAACAGAATTTAGACTCCAAGTGCCGAACTGCTTTCAGACGTAAACAAAAGGGATTGCATCTAACAAGAAAA GGTTGTCCTCTAGATATGACAGAGGTGGAAGATAACTCCACTCATCTTGTGACATATCCTCTCTCTGGGGGTGTGGTCAAGGAGGTCATGCCCAGTGATGGAGAGATATCAAAGAGCAGTGGCTTTGAATTAATCTGCTACCAGACAGACCTGGACACAACAAATTTtaatcttcaaacaaatgaagGAACAGGAGTCGAAGACAGTCAAGCTGCAGGGACACATTCAAGTCTGAAGCCACAGATCAGGCAAATGTGA